GCCGCAACGAAAACCTGACGGCTAAGGATTTGAAGGGATATGGGCACGACCTCGAGCGGCTTTTTGCTCAGTTCAAGACCAAAGTCCCAGTTACCTTCGGTGGCGAATGGGACGATTATGTCAAGTGTCTCCAGGAGTCCTATACATATCGGTATCCGGAGCACTGGACTCAGTATCGAGCGGAACTAGACCTCGACAAGCTCGATTTTGTGTATGTACACATGAGAAACAATATTATTCTTAATTTCCCATTAGAGGAGCGTCAGAGGGTGCGTCACTTCGGCACCTTCCTCTACGACGCTTACACCGCTGAAGCTTTCGACCTTATAGGTCGCCTTGGCGGCAAGAATCCTGGTGAGATCCTTCGTCTATCCAATCAACAGTTCGCGTTATTGGATATTGATGCTAGCAGGATTTAGAATTGTCTCGTGAGCTAACCTATCTTCGATATGTCCGTCGCAGGTGGTCGCAGAAGAGGATCGACAGCATCGATTTGGCGTCGCGGATGTGGCCGTCGTGGACCATGGCGACGGCGTCCTTCCAGGGGACGATCTTGGTTTCCAGGCGTTCGTCGGGCTGGTGGTCGGTGGGGCCGGGGGTGAGTTCCTCGCAGAGGTAGAGGAACATCCGCTCGGTCATGACGCCGGGGGTGACGTGCCACCAGCGGAGGAAGGTGATCCTGCCGGCGCGGAAGCCGGTTTCCTCGGCCAGTTCGCGAGGGGCGGTCTGGTCGGGGGTCTCGCCCTCGTCGATCGTGCCGGCGGGGACCTCCAGCAGCGTCTCGCCGATGGCGTGGCGGTAGTTGTAGACCAGGCAGACGTGATCGGCGTCGACCATCGGCACGAGCGCCACCGCGCCCCGATGGAGGACGACCTCGCGCTCGGAAAGCCCGCCATCCGAGAGGCGGACGGGCTGCATGGCCAGGTCGAGCTTGGTCCCGCGATAGATGACCCGTCGCGGGGGGAGCGGCTCGGCGTCGTCGGCTGCTTCCGACATGTCAGGAGGACTCCGCCGGGGCGGATCGTATCGAGAGCACGGGGCAGGGGGCTTCCCGGACGATCCGTTCGGCCACCGAGCCGAGCAGGACGTGGCTTAACCCCGTCCGGCCGTGGGTTGCGATGACGATCAGGTCGACCTGGTTCTCGGCCGCGTAGTCGACGACGGCCTCGGCCGGCGCTCCCCAGCAGACGGCGGTCGTGACGCTCTTGGGCGTTCCCCACTCCGGCTTGATCTGATTCTTGAGCGTCTCCGCCGCCCGCTTCTCGTCTTCCTCGTAGAACTGGGGAGGCATGACGGGCATCAGGAGCGGGTCGGGCCCGGTGGGGACGATCTCGGAGAGGACGTGGATGACGTGCAACTCCGCCCCGAAGCGCTCCGCCAGCCCGCAGGCGTACCGTAAGGCTTCATGAGAGTGGGAGCTGAAGTCAGACGGCGCAAGGATGCGGGTGAAGCCGATCATGCGACGGTTTCCGGCGAGGATTGACCGAGCGCCGCCCCCCTCCGTAGAGGGGCGGCCGTCGGTGATTCAAACGCGGCCGGCGCCGTTGCCGACCTCGACGTACTGGTCTCGCCCCTCGTGGACGAGGCTGACGAACCGCTGGCGAAGCTCGCGGAAGACGGGGCCGGGCTTGCCCGTGCCGATCGGGCGGGCGTCGCACTCGACGACGGGGATCAGCTCGGCGGCGGTTCCGGTCAGGAAGCACTCATCGGCCGTGTAGACGTCGTATCGGTCCATCGTCCGTTCGACGACCCGATAGCCAGCCTGACGGGCCAGCTCGATGACGGCCTCGCGGGTGATCCCTTCAAGGATGCCGGAGTCGACCGAGGGCGTGTGGATCTCAGCGTTTCGGACGACGAAGATGTTGTCGCCCGTGCACTCGGCGACCTCGCCCTTGTGGTTGAGCATCAGGGCTTCCAGGCAGCCGGCCTGGGCGCCCTCCATCTTGGCGAGGATGTTGTTCAGATAGTTGAGCGACTTCACCCGCGGATTGACCGTGTTCGGGTGGCTGCGGATGGTCGCCGCGGTGACGATCTTCAGCCCATGCTCGTAGAGCTCCTCCGGGTACAGGCTGATGGCGTCGGTGATGATGATGATCTGGGGATCCGTCGTCTTGCGCGGGTCCAGACCGAGGCTGCCGGAGCCCCGGGTGACGACGACCCGGATATAGGCGTCGGTCAGCTTGTTCGCAGCCAGCGTATCGACGATGGCTGCGGCCATCGCCTCGCGACTCATCGGGATCCGTAGGTGGATCGCCGTCGCCGAGGCGTAGAGCCGATCGACGTGGTCCTTGAGCCGGAAGACGCGACCGGAATAGGACCGGATCCCCTCGAACACGCCGTCGCCGTAGAGGAGACCGTGATCGAAGACGCTGATCTTCGCGTCTGCCTTATCGTATAGCTTGCCGCCGATGTAAACCTTGGGGCTCATACGGCCCTCCGCACCCGCGCCGCGTCGGGGCCGCGACAACCACGCACCCTGGTATCGGTTTTGGTCTCAGACCAGCGCGGGAACCCACTCCTCGATGCGCCCCTCGGCAAGCCTCACGACCCGGTCGGCCTGGTGGGCGATCTGTT
This genomic window from Paludisphaera rhizosphaerae contains:
- a CDS encoding NUDIX hydrolase, with the translated sequence MSEAADDAEPLPPRRVIYRGTKLDLAMQPVRLSDGGLSEREVVLHRGAVALVPMVDADHVCLVYNYRHAIGETLLEVPAGTIDEGETPDQTAPRELAEETGFRAGRITFLRWWHVTPGVMTERMFLYLCEELTPGPTDHQPDERLETKIVPWKDAVAMVHDGHIRDAKSMLSILFCDHLRRTYRR
- a CDS encoding universal stress protein, which produces MIGFTRILAPSDFSSHSHEALRYACGLAERFGAELHVIHVLSEIVPTGPDPLLMPVMPPQFYEEDEKRAAETLKNQIKPEWGTPKSVTTAVCWGAPAEAVVDYAAENQVDLIVIATHGRTGLSHVLLGSVAERIVREAPCPVLSIRSAPAESS
- the ilvE gene encoding branched-chain-amino-acid transaminase; protein product: MSPKVYIGGKLYDKADAKISVFDHGLLYGDGVFEGIRSYSGRVFRLKDHVDRLYASATAIHLRIPMSREAMAAAIVDTLAANKLTDAYIRVVVTRGSGSLGLDPRKTTDPQIIIITDAISLYPEELYEHGLKIVTAATIRSHPNTVNPRVKSLNYLNNILAKMEGAQAGCLEALMLNHKGEVAECTGDNIFVVRNAEIHTPSVDSGILEGITREAVIELARQAGYRVVERTMDRYDVYTADECFLTGTAAELIPVVECDARPIGTGKPGPVFRELRQRFVSLVHEGRDQYVEVGNGAGRV